A single window of Methylocella tundrae DNA harbors:
- the ggt gene encoding gamma-glutamyltransferase, with product MKTKSSLKRTPGCAAWLSPGQRRFIATTFAALALIAASPTLADSTSPASTSPIVSQGARFLPVLAEHGMVAAQEGKAARIGVDILRRGGNAVDAAVAVGFALAVTLPRAGNLGGGGFMLVHLAESNKDIAIDYRETAPEATTRDVFLDATGAASPTKSRDTGLAVGVPGTVAGLTLAFHRYGSGKLSLADLVAPAVRLAREGIVVEDDLADSLQQTRRLARWPSSAKIFLHPDGSPLRRGETLAQPDLANVIEAIGADGESAFYTGEVAAKIIASVRAAGGRMTLDDLKSYRAIEREPVRGLYRGHEIISMPPPSSGGVHVIELLNILEGFPLADFGEGSAATIHVLAEAMKLAYADRAKYLGDPDQIAIPVRGLISKAYAARLRAEISLARARPASEITPLDPAPYESDQTTHFSVVDAEGNAVANTYTLNFSYGLGLVAEGAGVLLNNELDDFAAKPGAPNAFGLLGGEANAPAPRRRPLSSMAPTMLFRDGELELVTGSPGGSRIITIVTEIISDIVDFKMNIAEATAAPRIHHQGVPDELEVERGVSIDTIRLLEALGQNVATRGAWGSAESILRAKGLLMGAADLRQRGTLAVGY from the coding sequence ATGAAAACGAAAAGCTCTCTCAAGCGAACTCCAGGCTGCGCCGCGTGGCTTTCTCCAGGCCAGCGCCGCTTCATCGCGACCACGTTTGCGGCGCTCGCCCTTATCGCCGCATCGCCGACGCTCGCGGATTCGACCTCGCCGGCATCAACGTCCCCGATCGTTTCGCAAGGCGCGCGATTTCTCCCCGTTCTGGCCGAGCACGGGATGGTGGCGGCGCAGGAAGGAAAGGCGGCGCGGATCGGCGTCGACATTCTCCGCCGTGGCGGCAATGCGGTCGACGCCGCGGTCGCGGTCGGATTCGCGCTCGCCGTCACTTTGCCGCGCGCCGGAAATCTCGGCGGCGGCGGCTTCATGCTGGTGCATCTGGCCGAATCGAATAAGGATATCGCCATCGACTATCGCGAAACAGCGCCCGAGGCCACGACGCGCGACGTCTTTCTTGACGCGACTGGAGCTGCGAGCCCGACCAAATCCCGCGATACGGGGCTCGCCGTCGGCGTGCCGGGAACGGTCGCAGGGCTGACGCTCGCTTTCCATCGCTATGGCTCCGGCAAATTGTCGCTCGCCGACCTCGTCGCGCCGGCCGTTCGCCTCGCTCGCGAAGGAATCGTGGTGGAAGATGATCTTGCCGACTCGCTGCAGCAGACGCGCCGGCTCGCGCGCTGGCCGTCAAGCGCAAAGATCTTCCTGCATCCCGATGGATCGCCGCTGAGGCGCGGCGAGACGCTGGCCCAGCCCGATCTCGCCAATGTCATCGAGGCGATCGGCGCCGATGGCGAGAGCGCCTTTTACACCGGCGAAGTCGCCGCCAAAATCATCGCCAGCGTTCGGGCAGCGGGCGGCCGCATGACGCTTGATGACCTGAAATCCTATCGCGCCATCGAGCGCGAGCCGGTCCGCGGCCTCTACCGTGGCCATGAAATCATCTCCATGCCGCCGCCTTCGTCTGGCGGCGTCCACGTCATCGAACTTCTTAATATCCTTGAAGGCTTTCCCCTGGCTGACTTCGGCGAGGGATCCGCCGCGACCATCCATGTTCTCGCCGAGGCGATGAAGCTTGCCTACGCCGACCGCGCGAAATACCTCGGCGATCCCGACCAGATCGCCATTCCGGTTCGCGGCCTGATCTCAAAAGCCTATGCGGCTCGGCTGCGCGCCGAGATCTCTCTGGCCCGGGCGCGGCCAGCGAGCGAGATTACGCCACTTGATCCCGCGCCTTATGAGAGCGATCAGACGACGCATTTTTCGGTCGTTGACGCCGAGGGCAACGCGGTGGCGAATACTTACACGTTGAATTTTTCTTACGGCCTCGGTCTCGTCGCGGAGGGGGCCGGCGTGCTTCTCAATAATGAACTCGACGATTTCGCAGCCAAACCCGGCGCGCCGAACGCTTTTGGCTTGCTCGGCGGCGAAGCGAATGCGCCGGCGCCGCGCAGACGGCCATTGTCTTCCATGGCTCCGACGATGCTCTTTCGCGACGGCGAACTCGAACTCGTCACCGGTTCGCCGGGCGGCTCTCGCATCATCACCATCGTTACGGAAATCATCAGCGACATCGTTGATTTCAAAATGAACATTGCCGAAGCGACGGCCGCGCCCCGTATTCATCATCAGGGTGTTCCGGACGAACTCGAGGTCGAGCGCGGCGTTTCCATCGACACGATCCGGCTGCTTGAGGCGTTGGGCCAGAACGTCGCGACGCGCGGCGCCTGGGGGTCGGCGGAGAGCATCTTGCGCGCGAAGGGCCTTCTGATGGGAGCAGCCGACCTGCGTCAGCGCGGAACGCTGGCGGTCGGATATTAA